The genomic stretch TTTAGATAAGTTTTTGCTAAGAGAAAATAGCACTTTGCAACTTCTAAGGCAGAACCACTTGCTTCACTAAGTTTTACTGCATTTTTGAAGCATTCTATTGCTTCACTGTACTTTTCAGCAACAGAAAGTATCTCCCCTTTCTTTCTTATGCATTCAATTTGCCTAAATATGTTTTTTTCTGCAAACTTTAATGAAATATCAATTTCTTTCTCTGCATCCCAAAAATTGTTTATCAACAAAAAAAACTCTGCCTTAGTTAGATGATATTCATAAGATATATCTATGTCCTTTAAATTTTCAATAAAACTTGTTGCTTTATTAAGAAATTCGTCAGCAGCTTGCCAATTTTTCATAAGGATCAAAATTTTTGCAAGATTTATTAAACTCAAAGCTTTTTCGGCAGTAAACATTTTTGTTTCGCTGATATTTAGAGATGCTAAAAACAATTCATAGCTATGTATTAATAAACCTTTTTCAATGTAGATTTCGCCTATATTAAGTAAGCAAACACATTCTTCATAAGAAAAATTCCATTTTTTAGCATTTTCATAAGCTTGGTTTAGATATTCGTATGCTTTTCCAAAAAATCCCTTCTTTGCATGAATTACGCCTAAATTTATCAAAATATGAATTTGTGTATGTCTATCGGAAATTTTTTTGCTTTCTTCTAAGGCTGATGTTAAATTTTGTATTGCGCTATTAATTTGACCAGTTTGAAAATAAAGAATACCAAGATTACTGGTAAGTTTGACACGTAAAGCAATATTATTAGTTTTAATTGCGGCAGATTTAGCTTTTTGTAAGTAATTTATTGCCTTATTAATATCTCCATAGTTTCTATAAAATGTATATGCAACTAAATTATAGATTTTCACAAGGTTCTCAATCTCATTATCTTGTATTATTATAGTTTCTACTTCTTTCAAAATTTGGTCAATATCTGAAGCCCCAGTATAACTTTGAAATAGACTCTTAAGGTAGGCTAATTTTGAATATAAGGTACTATTCCTATCAATATTTTTTTCAAGCCCTATTAATATTTCCTTCGCATTAGTAAAGTCAGCAGTAAGGATGAGACATTCACATATTTCACATTTTATAAATAGACTTTTTTCGGCATCTAATATACTGTCTAAGATATTTAAGTACTTAAGAGCTTCAACATAGTTACCCATTTGTTTTTCTAAACTTGATAATTCTTCAAGTGCTCTTGTATATAGATTGTTTTTTTGCTGATTGTAATTTTCTAACATTTCAATTGCAATTTTAAAGTATTTTACTGCGTACTTGTACAAAAGCTGCTTTTTATAATAATTTGCAAGCAATATACAATATTTGGAAGAATTTATTATATCGTTCGATTCACGGTAATGATAAATCAAAAGCTCATAATAATAACTAATATTTTCTCTCAATAATTTTTCAATAGATTTGGCAATTTTAAGATGAAAATTTATTTTAGTACTTTTTGGTATTGACCTAAGGACTGTTTCAAAAATAATATTATTTACAAATTCAAAGATTTTGTCTGCTGTTGAAGATTGATAAGTTATGTCAACAAATTTGATAAAATTACTTTTTGTAAGGGTTAAGATGATATCATTTTCAGATTTTGAAGGTTTTAGAACATTTAATACTATACGCAAATTAAATCTTTGTCCAAAAACAGCTGCTATTTTCAAAAATTGTATTAATTCCTTATCGAGTTGAGAAAGTCTGTGTTCAACAATTTTACGAAATATTTCTGAAACATTTATATTAGTGTTTTGAAGAAACAGCTTATTGTTCTGAATGCACAACTGATGATTCAAATAAAGCCATCTACAAACCTCTTGAAGGTAAGAAATTTTTCCTTCTGATATGTCCACCATTAGCTGAGTAAATTTTTCATCAACAGTATTAACATTAAAGAAAGATTTCAGAAACTCCTCTGTTTCCTGAAGTGATAATTTCTGCACATAGATGGTTTTTCCGACATTAAGGTGGATACTTTCATTTTCTGAAGTTATTATAAAGATTACTTTATCACAATACAAATTTGTCTTTAAATATTCCAGGATTTGAATTGATTCAATGTCAGCATAATGGATATCATCTATTAAAAAAATAGAAAAATTTGAGCTCAAAAAAGCATCAAAAAATAGAAGTACATTTTGCCGAATTTCAAATTCCAAATCTTCTTGGGTCATGGATGAAACAATATTTCTAAAATCATCCTCGATATCTAATTGCAGAATGATAGAAAGAAAATTGAAACAAGTTTCTTTTTTTTCTAAGTCATCTTTAAATAAAAAGTCAAGAAAAGAGATTAATCGATGTTGCTTTATGGTTTGCACATCGTCTACACTTACATTTAATACTTTACATATTATTTGCGAAATTAACAAGTAAGGACGCGAATAATTATTAAAACTGCATCTAATGTAATACGTTTTTATATTGTTTGCAACTAAATGATTTGTTAATTTTTCTAAAATAGAAGTTTTTCCAACACCATTTGGCCCCAATAAAAGAATGCTATTTGTATCTTTTGATGCGATGATATTAAATAGTTTTGATAAATAGCTATCTTGGATACGAGAAATTACATCAAATGTTGTAGCTTCATTAATAATTTCTAAAGGTATATAACACCTTATGGGATTGCTTTTATTTTTAACATAAATTTCTTTTGCCTCTGAATATAGGAATAAATCAAAAGTCTCCCTATAAATACTCTCTGATACATAAATAGTATTCTCAGGCGCTACTGCTTGTAATCTTTGAGCAACATTAACGACGTCACCAATAACAGTATAATCCTTTTCATAATATCCTCCGACTTTGCCAATTGCAACTATACCATAATTTATGCCGATACTCATTGATATTTTTAAATTTTTTTGTACTGAAAACTCGTTACAGAGCTTCAACATTTCAAGAGCACACAACACAGCACGCTTTGGGTCATCCAAGTGAGAATTTTTTGCACCGAATAGTATCATAACACAATCTCCAATGAATTTATCTATGGTACCTTCATAGTAGTAAACAGGCTTTAAAATATATTCAAAAAATTCATTGATTATATTATTAACCTCATCAGGGCTTATTTTTTCGGAAAGCTTAGTAAACCCTGATATATCTGCAAATAGCACGGCTACTTTTTTAAGTTCGTCAGCAGATTGTTGATTAGCTTCACCTTGTCTTACAAATTCCCCACAATTAGGGCAGAAATTAATGTAGGTAGGTAATAATGAATTGCAAGATGGACACACACCCTTAAATTTCATTCCGCAGAAAATACATTTTTCAGCATTAGGAGATTGAATTTT from Caldicellulosiruptor kronotskyensis 2002 encodes the following:
- a CDS encoding adenylate/guanylate cyclase domain-containing protein encodes the protein MICFNCGNKIQSPNAEKCIFCGMKFKGVCPSCNSLLPTYINFCPNCGEFVRQGEANQQSADELKKVAVLFADISGFTKLSEKISPDEVNNIINEFFEYILKPVYYYEGTIDKFIGDCVMILFGAKNSHLDDPKRAVLCALEMLKLCNEFSVQKNLKISMSIGINYGIVAIGKVGGYYEKDYTVIGDVVNVAQRLQAVAPENTIYVSESIYRETFDLFLYSEAKEIYVKNKSNPIRCYIPLEIINEATTFDVISRIQDSYLSKLFNIIASKDTNSILLLGPNGVGKTSILEKLTNHLVANNIKTYYIRCSFNNYSRPYLLISQIICKVLNVSVDDVQTIKQHRLISFLDFLFKDDLEKKETCFNFLSIILQLDIEDDFRNIVSSMTQEDLEFEIRQNVLLFFDAFLSSNFSIFLIDDIHYADIESIQILEYLKTNLYCDKVIFIITSENESIHLNVGKTIYVQKLSLQETEEFLKSFFNVNTVDEKFTQLMVDISEGKISYLQEVCRWLYLNHQLCIQNNKLFLQNTNINVSEIFRKIVEHRLSQLDKELIQFLKIAAVFGQRFNLRIVLNVLKPSKSENDIILTLTKSNFIKFVDITYQSSTADKIFEFVNNIIFETVLRSIPKSTKINFHLKIAKSIEKLLRENISYYYELLIYHYRESNDIINSSKYCILLANYYKKQLLYKYAVKYFKIAIEMLENYNQQKNNLYTRALEELSSLEKQMGNYVEALKYLNILDSILDAEKSLFIKCEICECLILTADFTNAKEILIGLEKNIDRNSTLYSKLAYLKSLFQSYTGASDIDQILKEVETIIIQDNEIENLVKIYNLVAYTFYRNYGDINKAINYLQKAKSAAIKTNNIALRVKLTSNLGILYFQTGQINSAIQNLTSALEESKKISDRHTQIHILINLGVIHAKKGFFGKAYEYLNQAYENAKKWNFSYEECVCLLNIGEIYIEKGLLIHSYELFLASLNISETKMFTAEKALSLINLAKILILMKNWQAADEFLNKATSFIENLKDIDISYEYHLTKAEFFLLINNFWDAEKEIDISLKFAEKNIFRQIECIRKKGEILSVAEKYSEAIECFKNAVKLSEASGSALEVAKCYFLLAKTYLKIYQKDQAKYYFEMSEKWSKLIDEECSFKTEITSFKKFLIS